DNA sequence from the Liolophura sinensis isolate JHLJ2023 chromosome 1, CUHK_Ljap_v2, whole genome shotgun sequence genome:
TGCAACCTTGTGAATGAGTAAATGTTAAGCTCCGAGGTGAAAAAACTTCCTTGATCTTTGATAAGCAAATCGCTACAAACAACTGGCTACCTGGCTGGCCAAAAACTTCAAACCAAACTGGACATTGACACTACCATTGCCAACATCTGATTCACCCTCTGACCAACAACTCTCCTTACTTCACAAGCTTTTTGACCCTCTCTCTAAAAAAAACCTGACACAGACCCAGGCAAGTTGGTGTAAATCTTGTGCAtctttttatacttttattacCTCAAATGTGTTCAGGAACTCTGGCATGGCAATGGCAAACCTTCTCCTCAAGCCTCGACGTAACTCTTCATTCTGGAAAGCATAGACATTCaaactgtgtgtatgtattatgaCTTAGTTATAAACTAATGAACTCATTCTTGCGACATTTTTgcatatgtaatatatttaccTGGTTCCATACCATTAGTTTTTGACTTAACAATTCCGGAGAAGCTTTGTCCTGTAACTTTGTCTCAGAACCAGAACACAACCAGCCATCAGTGAATGAGCAAAGAAATTTTAAACTCTCCAATGTACCACTTCTTTCATTTTGTCAAGTCGATTACTGAAGGAGTTTACCCACAGGAACTGCAGGCTCAAACAAGAGAGGGGTGACACTGAGCTGACCTTGTCAAGCTGGTGAGAGACACTACTCCAGAGTATGGCCATGGCTTCTAGCAGCCCCACCATCAGGTCTGTGTCATGCACAGTGAGCTCAGATTCTCCACCATCATTCTCCTACAACACATAAAGCACGCCATGATGGGTTAGCATAACACTCACAGTCTTTTAACCGTTTCTTGGTGACACAAATCACTGGCACACAGACAGCCTATGATTAGAATGCATAATTCATAAGTGTGACAGGTCTGAATAATAAGACCTGataagataaataataaatcagatTTCATACACGTCAAGTTTAATagcaatatatttatatatctgagtTTTCCCCTTATATAAGTATATGACGATGGACATTTGAGGGGAGTGGAGGGGGTACAGGAAACTAAAGTACCTTAGGTAAATCAATATTCTTTAGCTGAGTTACGGTGCTGAGAAATATTTCAGTGTGTGATGTACACTTTATATTGGTGGAAATCAAGTGCATTTCAAAGAATTTCCTATAAATACACACCCACTAGTATTTTTTATGGTATGGTGTGGTAAGAACATGAAGTATTTTTTTGGCTGCCTCGATAtgacacacatatacagtatagTACCCATGTATTAATACGTCTGCCTGACCTTGTCATCATCCTCTCTCTCCTCATCGCTGACCTCTCTCTCCCCTCCACTCGTCTGGGAGTTAGACTCAGCAGCTCTCTGCTCTGAACGCACACAGCACAACACACATCGACACAACAGTGTTATGTACTTTACTGAAATCAGACAAGTACACTCAACACTTTATGCTTATGGACACATGCTTACATGATATTtcattactgatttatttatttgaccggaatttcatgccgtactcaagaatatttcatgtatttgagggtgaccatcattatggtgaaaggaaaacaggctgagcccagggaaaacccacgatcatctgcaggttgcagacagaccttctcacgtatagtcagagaagaagccagcatgagttggaacTAACAGAGACCacactggtaagaggctcctggatcattgcactgtgctggcatgctaattGCCTctcatcccccccccctcccccccccccccaacaaacCAATATATCATTAAGATTACTGTTAAAGAAGCTGATTAAACCCTTGATGATACAGTGTTTTCCTCAACTTGTTAGAGGCTAGAACAGGGTTGTGCTTGAAGAATCTATTCCCCAATTAATTTGACTAAAATTCTAAGACACATCAACAATACTGGTTAATAAGGTgaagatatatatttaataattagATTAGGGTtgaatgtcgtactcaacaatttttaactTGTAAGACAGATGTCAACTTTATAGGTGGAAGAAAATCAGAATGTGTTGTGATGGAAACAATGCTTTAGCTGAAGAAGTCAGCAAGGGTACACTATAAATGACAGCTGAGTTTAATGGTCTACAGTGAATGAAATCACCAATGCACAGTTTTGGCTGAGAGAATACTACCACatgatatacatgaatgtgGTCTTCACACTTGCAGTAGGGAGGGAGTGATACATGTTCAATGACTAAGACATTTCTCAAATTATACAGTATGTGTCTtaccaacacacacacaaaggcTATAAGAATGATCTCTCTTAGGAGTGAAGAGATTTTCTCCCTGAACTTTTAATGTGTCTTCAGAAAGACTCCTCACACCTAAATAAAAATAAGCCCGCACAGGTTGCTAGCTGCTCAACAAATGCGAAGTTCATTCAAAGAATGCTTAACAAGAGAAGTAGAAAGATGTGTATTTGTACAAGCACTAGGCACTAAGTGATGGCACACTTCTGTGTGACTACAGGCACGGTAGGTCACACCTAGAGCAGAGTCAACAAATACTCCCAACTCCTCTATACAGTCAATGTGTACAGAAGGATATGTATCAGGTGACAGCTATTAACTGCCGGATTCTTTACTTTTTGTTCCCAATATCCACTAAGAACACTCAAAACCCTCatacttttaaaaattatttccacttacactggttttattctgttttaagaGTCAGTTTATTTCAGTTTAGTAGACACTGAAATGCAAAGGAAAAATGCAATAACACAAAAACTTAAATTGAGAGAGTTTTCATCACATAACATGCGCGGAATCCAAGGCATACAAAGACGTAAATGTAGTTATGGGTGGGCAGTTGTCATGGTGCTTGATAAACAGTTTGATTCACACATTGGTCGCAAAGTATCTGCAAATCCAATTTCACTTAACAATTTATTCTGTGCAGAGGAAGAGTTAAGACTGATCTTTTGCTCAAGGTGGACAAGCAACTTAACTGCTGACAAACTTAATACGAGCCCAGCATGGCTTCCACTCTTCCAAATTACATCTCTAATGACTTTGTGACTTGTTCGCTCTGTTTCTCTGCGTACAAGGACCCCAGGACTCTGCCGTGCTTGCACTCCTTCTGTCATTCCTGTTTACAGGACTACCTTAGCAAGAACACGAACAGCTCGGTTTTCGCGTGTCCAGTCTGTAAAACAAGGACCATGTCAGCATCCGAGGGTGCCACCAGGTTTAAAGCCAACCACTTCCTGTCCAGCCTGAAGGATACATTCCCCGATGTAAAGGATCTCACACCGTGGTGTGAGTTCTGTGCAGGTGAGGGTAGAGATAAATCGGGGACATCTCGGTGCCTGGACTGTCGCCAGTCTCTCTGTGACACTTGTGCCGCAGTGCACTGTCGCACCAAGCTTACCCAGAGCCACCTGGTACTCACCATGTACCAGCTTCAGAGCGGCAAGTACGATAGAGACATTCGGATACGTCAGCCAATCACCTGTGAGGTACACCCAGGGAAGAAGGTGAAGCTGTACTGTACGAAGTGTGAGCAGCTACTCTGTCTGACATGTAAGGCCACTGACCACGATGGGCACAAGTGTGTTGACCTGTTTGACATTGGCTCGCATGACCGTGAGTTTCTCCGAACACTTATGGAGCCCGTCAAAAACAAAGTGCCAATGTTTGAGAGGCAGCTAAGGGAAGTGGAAAGTAGCGAGACTGATGTGATGGTGAACAGAGAGCACCTGATGGAGGAGCTGCACGCCCGCCGCGACTTCCTCTGTAAGATGATTGAGGATCGCTGTAACACGCTTAAGGCCCAGATAGACGGAGTGTTTGTCAGCCATCAGAAACAGCTGGAGGGATACAAAGAGTCGCTGAGGCTAGACATCCAGTCCATGAAGACAGCTGCAGACTTCACAGACAAGCTGGTAACCCACGGCCGTGACGCAGAAATCGTCAGTATGAAGAGCCTGGTACACGACAGGCTGGTCTGGCTCAAATCACTGGAAACCTCGGCTGCACAATTCCAGGATGGCTTCAAGTTCCAGATGGGCTCCATTTCCAAGGAGGAGCTACAAAAAGTGTTTGGGAACTTGGTTAGAGGAGCCTTTCCACAGCCTCGATCGGTGACTCCTCTACCAACAATCTCTCCTAAGCCAGTGGCAGACAGAACGCCACGCTACGAACAACCCAGAGATAGAGGCATCTCACCAGTACGAGAGCCTGCTGAAAAGCCAGTAGAGTATGTTTATGCTGAGACAAAGCCAAGAGATACGGTGCCTATTCTAAAGTCTTCACATACTTACCCAGAAGATAGTATACCTGtccacccccaccccttctACACCCGCCCAATCAAGGTGAGGAGGGACACCCGCAGAACACCCCCTAATGTGAAGAAGGCCCCGATTGCCAGAGAGCATGTGCAGTCGGCAGAGACGCGTCTGCCGCCTGTCCATCAACAGCCGACTCGCGTTGCTAACGCCCACCTGTCAAAAGCCCAAATGATCAGGTCACTTCCAGTGAGGACTAGTCAGGACAGTAAGAAGAGCTGGCCCACAGACATAGCTGTCAACAGTATTGGGGAGCTCCTGGTCGTGGACAGCAACAACAAGAAAGTCAAAGTGTTCAGTAAAGAGACGTTCCTCAGGGCAGAGATAGGTCGCACAGGTAGACAGAAGCTGATAGACCCCTGGTCGGTAGCCGTTCTCAGCAACGACAACATCGTGGTCACAGACAGAGGAAGCCACAACGTCAAATTCTACAACCACAAGGGCAAGTTTCTGTACTCTTTTCAGGGCGGCTTAGCAGATCCGCACGGAGTTGCCGTCAACAGTAAGGATGAAATCATTGTGGCGGACTGGGAGAAACGGTTAGTGTATGTGTTTGATCCTAATGGCAACCTGCTGAACTCCATATCAGGGGTGGACGGATCTCCGTTATTCCACAGCCCTTACTACGTGAGTGTGACGCCAAGTGATGACATAATCGTCTCAGACTAcatgggtcactgtattaagaTCTTTGACCCCGAGGGAAGAGCCCTGTATCAGTATGGCACACGTGGTGCAGCTGAAGAACAACTCAAGTACCCTAACGGTGTCTGTGCTGACACATACGGGAACCTGATTTTGGTAGACAGGGGAAATAACCGCATTCACATGATATCTATGGAGGGTCAGTTCCGCTGTTTCTTGGCCACAGTACAAGATGGAGTTCGGGATCCAACAGCTGTCTGTGTGGATAGGGACGGTCATTTAGCTGTCACTGACGGCACAGGCATGATCAAAATGTATAGATACTTCCCACTCCagtgaacaatgacccacacaAAACCAATCAATGTGTGACATTTCAAATAACTTATTagcataatttatttaatatcaGTTAAGAGAAATGACATAAATCCATTTGTATGCtactgatttatatatttatttgattgctgtttaagttttatgccatattcaggGTGTTCAAAAAAAGCATGTAGCAGGCTGCAGCTGTTTACTGCCATAACCACAGCCGCCTACACTGAATATTGTAACTATTTAAATCATTcgtaattgtgacataattactttcaattcagccgccTACTTTTGAACCTCCTTCTGCAATTCTAAATTAAAACCCtgcatattcaagaattttatgTGCTTATCACCACTGGAATttattttgtcatcatatgtaaataacatgatATCTTATAGATTGTTATCAGAGACATCCCTtgacatgtttattttgttcttgGAATCTAAACATATCAAATGTCTGGTTACAAGGCAACATGTGACAGTACGACATTGTAAAAGGACTACGCTTATTATTTTTACTGTTAAGTTTATTGTAGAAATTTCTCATTTAGGTTTAACACTGATTACTAAAATGTGAAAGAATGGAAAAGCCCCACACCTTTGCAATGCCTTTCATCTTGTTTGAGCACACATTTAGAGCAAAATATTAGTTAAGAAGAAATGAATTCCACTCAAGTTTGCGAGCATTTGTCCATTCTcccatttttattaaaataaaacataattacacGTAACATTGCTTTGGCATtgatactgtatgtacatgtatacatgcaatcCAGGGTACctacaatgtacaggtatatgaaaatgaaatcttcAAGTAGTTTTCCACgagttttctgtcatttttaaggctagtttaaacataccatggtgcaaattatacACTATATTTTAGGTCTGAATTACAGAtgttttaatttacatgcatgtatattgaatagtacgcttgcttttgcaggaaatatctgcccttcacctctgtaatgtGACACATTCCTTGACCCGGCCTTGGCTCAGTAAAAAAATTATTGCCATATATCATTATACAGGGCTTCCTCTGGTTCAGtagttttagtatttttttcagccagtcactttagccactcatcagattttgtagtaaatactatttttctttagccatacttccttagcaGATAGGACacttgtaggtctccttctgcAATTcgttttatctgccttggtgtagctactagaatcagtttggtctctttcaactatatctggagtttatcaaatgttacatttagaacagttgccctcaaaataatggaacaATGCTTGGCAgcttccttttgttttttgaaaaaaaaaatcaatccttttttcaacttttttgtagaatcctagtaaaatgtaatttcctctatcagaaaaatttgttacgaaattaaatggtaaattcagtttatttaaatgcaacattatgatcggTACATTGAAGTAAAACAGTGTGGCAGAAGAAAACCAGATGACGTACACACTtatgtaacggcacatattctgaaacatttaatttactttggatccaaaaaaaatgtttattaagtggaaaagtttaaattttacatggaaggtaacttcatttacatgtgtaactctaccttgatttatttcccttgataattttttatttttatttttacaattggcgatgaaaggtatcccccaaaatgccatggctctcattcgttatttaacaataatgatttcaagcgttatttaatgtaagtcaacttgcagcaatgctgaaccccctttgtagatttctgacaagtaatcgccatacaactgtgttgtttcGCTgagatgaggccgtttgaaatgaaactaagtagtttattttaattagaaaaattgtgaaaatctgCTAAACACCCCAGGaaactctcatggtagattttgtataacgtttgtattttttcttaagtaaataaatttgtcgagaaacacatttgcattttttcattttttttttgcattttatcgccatttcaaaaaattgttctaaatttgcgacaatggtGAGTGCGAGCAGAGGCCCTAATTATGGGAGAATTATGAGCAACCCCCTGATATACAGACTCggcggtcagcagacaatatttaatttTGGGACAAACTAAGATATTCAAAGAGTTTCCAcgagtatttgtcttttttaaggactttcaagtacttgaaaatgaaattgtatttttcaagcgctttcaaggagtttcaaggactgtgcgcaCCCTGCAATCACttgtttaaaggtggagaaaacataaaaatgacataaagttcagatgaaagagtgcaaaaagttattcctaaatgtggtcttcgatattttttccaatttttccttaaggagaaaaagacactcgAAAATAATTTTTCTATGGTGGGTAATACCAAaaggaccaccttttggtatttatagcctttgtttaataatgtcataaatgaggatgtaaaaaaggtttaataaatatttatgcactAGAatctgttcttttcagctaaaaatGTATTAAAGCTTAATTtggattatatttatatttttaatatgttcataaacattatcataatttaggttaaatgcatatgttgcaatataaacaaaaaatttacattcaaataaatttattagacaaatatcacatccttatttagaacattattatgcaacaaccataaatgccaaaagttggtcccaaatacccaccatacaaaaatattttcaaatacccttttctcttacaaaaaaaaataaatccaaaaaaaatttaaagatcatatttgcaaataagttttgacgctcatTCATCTTTCTGGcatcattttgatgttttcttctcctttaagtgtcAACCCACTCCAACTGATGCAtcatgttcagttttatgaaggAAATTCTGCCAAGTACATGTGGATGATTCctaataaattttatgaaactgTAAGATGTGTTGAAAACCATAACAGAAACAATGTTATAATGGGTTACTTTTCAGTTCTACTTAAGATGTGCTAACAAGTTttaggaaaaaagaaaaacacatgtacactacactATAAACTCTTTTGATGTTGAAGAAAGTTTAACTTCATGAACAAAAAGATCTTACTAAGAGAGTACATTAATTCCATgacattcaaaaacaaaaatgcccATTCTTAGTGAGATCCTTTTGTTGatgaagttaaattttattCTTCAGCATCAAAAGAGTGTACAGAACAAAAGTATCTTACTaaaagtgtacatttttttttggaatgtcATGGAATTACAATGTATACTGCTGTACTGTATGTTTAATAAAGCTGTGTATGTAAATCTTCACCCTCTAACACTTGTTTTCAGCACAATTTTGTGTATACaattatgatgaaaatgatgctaaaaacatgcacaatatttctctacacccacAGTTCTCTCggaatgttacaaaatattggtcgcaCGGGTGGCTggaaagcttgaagaattagggtatgatGGCTACTGTGGCTAtattaaccaatcagaatctTCCTCAAGAGGAAATTCCCCGACACCTTGAGAGGAAAATTCCAAGCATGTATGGCAAATGGCTACAATCTTTGCATTCTGGAAACCTGTATCTAAAACACCATGTTTAAGTTAGATGCTGCAGAGGCTCTCAAGATTCTTATTCAGATGTGCTGTTGCTATTGAGAGTTGACATAAATCTTACCTGTTTCCTCCAGACTCATGTGTAAATGAGCATAACGAAAGAAGTTACGCGCTGCACCAGGGTTACTGCGCAGCAAGGCTTTACAACGACTGAGCTGAACATCTGGTGTCTTGTCTAAAGTGACAAAGCTGTTAAAGATGAGGCGCATGATTCTGCGAGCCACAGGTGCGGTATCTATCTCCAGTCTGGCTAGCAGGTGCTCCATGGGAATGACAGA
Encoded proteins:
- the LOC135482363 gene encoding tripartite motif-containing protein 3-like yields the protein MASTLPNYISNDFVTCSLCFSAYKDPRTLPCLHSFCHSCLQDYLSKNTNSSVFACPVCKTRTMSASEGATRFKANHFLSSLKDTFPDVKDLTPWCEFCAGEGRDKSGTSRCLDCRQSLCDTCAAVHCRTKLTQSHLVLTMYQLQSGKYDRDIRIRQPITCEVHPGKKVKLYCTKCEQLLCLTCKATDHDGHKCVDLFDIGSHDREFLRTLMEPVKNKVPMFERQLREVESSETDVMVNREHLMEELHARRDFLCKMIEDRCNTLKAQIDGVFVSHQKQLEGYKESLRLDIQSMKTAADFTDKLVTHGRDAEIVSMKSLVHDRLVWLKSLETSAAQFQDGFKFQMGSISKEELQKVFGNLVRGAFPQPRSVTPLPTISPKPVADRTPRYEQPRDRGISPVREPAEKPVEYVYAETKPRDTVPILKSSHTYPEDSIPVHPHPFYTRPIKVRRDTRRTPPNVKKAPIAREHVQSAETRLPPVHQQPTRVANAHLSKAQMIRSLPVRTSQDSKKSWPTDIAVNSIGELLVVDSNNKKVKVFSKETFLRAEIGRTGRQKLIDPWSVAVLSNDNIVVTDRGSHNVKFYNHKGKFLYSFQGGLADPHGVAVNSKDEIIVADWEKRLVYVFDPNGNLLNSISGVDGSPLFHSPYYVSVTPSDDIIVSDYMGHCIKIFDPEGRALYQYGTRGAAEEQLKYPNGVCADTYGNLILVDRGNNRIHMISMEGQFRCFLATVQDGVRDPTAVCVDRDGHLAVTDGTGMIKMYRYFPLQ